The DNA segment ATAATGAAATCTTCGAATAATCAGTCACTAATCCTACCATTGTCAGCTTGACTGTAAGAAACATGgatatttaggaaaaaaaaatgtttggttCCAAACTTAAGATAgataaatacacacacacatatatattataatccaCAAAATGTCAAAAGCAACTGTGCATGAATATCTCACATGGTGTAGTTTAAATAAACTTTATGACTGGCATATTCTTGAATAAAACTAATTCAAAAGTACAACTGAATAacttaataaacataaaaaagttacaagagaaattgaattgataaaaaaactattataacTAAATCAAGAAAAGCTATAATTGAATGGCAAATTACAACTAACAGGTGATAGCATATATAGAAAAAAGCAAATTATGGTCCTTTGGCAAAAGTCTAGAAACAAAAGATGTACTATTTTCCAACATATCAGTATAACCTTAAGTGCAGCATCATTGAGTTGTAGCTTTTCAAGTGCATCACGCAGATCAGGGAATCTGACAACAAATGATAGTAAGGATATGATTAGTTTCAGATACATTCAAGAGTAACAATACAACTCTTTTgctcaagaaagaaagaagagggTCAACAAGAGATAAATACTGGTCAGCATCAACAGGAAACAACCCACAGAACACCATAGGAGTGGCTTCCTCATATCCAGGGAGAGAATTGTCAGCCTTTCTGCCATAGTGAGTAATAGTGTCACCCACTCTAGCATCAGCTACTGTTCTTATTGATGCAGATAGATAGCCCACCTATTAAAGCACAACACAAGATATCAATGTTcagaatgaataaaaaatgtttattctGTCTTTCTTTAGACAATAGAAATGACAATAATGAATTTAACATTGAACCGAATTGTCTTGCCAGCAAAAAAATATGCACAGACAGACACAAAATTACTCAGGAGAAACAATATACCAGTGCCATGCATTGTGTTTtgtatgtcatttttttaatccctTTATCTCATAGTGAGTGTACAAAAGATAAGTGATGAAAAGGAGGaagaaagaggcaaaataaaaataccatAAGCAATATGAAATGCATCACCCTGCTAATTAAACCATTCAGAAGTATTACTTTACCTCACCAGCATACAATTCTTCAACTTGTAGTTGACTGGGAGATAAAACTCCAATTTCATCAGCAAAATAATCCTGTAATTTAGTAATCAGATTAGTTCAGAGAATTTTAGTCAGTAGTCACCAAAATGACCAAAGTTTTACCAATGATAGACTAGAGCTTGTTCAAATTTGTTTGCAGTCATATTTAAGATTTATACTGATAATTTGTCACCACAAAACTAAATCTTTATTGGCAAAAATAGGGGATCAAAAAATAGGAAAGGTACTGTACCTTCCCACTAGCCATAAAATAAACTCTGTCACCTTTCTTTATAGTCCCATCTACAACTCGAAAGTATACAATAACACCTCTATATGGATCGTAGTAGctgcatttaaaaaaataataaatgtaagtGCCTGAAGGATAAATATCACATGCAAAAGAATGTTAGCTGACACAACATACTAGGGGGTTTAATCTACCATACATACTAAATGAATTTTATCCGTGTAAATACCAAGGTTATCAAAGGTGGACCGCAGAATATGGTGGAAGGCCAAAATTCTGCCATATAAACAAACCACTGCAGCCTATGGCACTGCCATAGAGAGCctcccttcacaaattgcctatggcAGAGGGGTCAAAAAATGCCACGTTATAGTGTTATGGCGGGGCTATAAGGGCCATTTAATAACATTGGAAATTATTGCATCTAAGGATGCCTATGTAGAGAGACTAATTGTATAGCAACTGGATGCATAAAGTAAAGTTCTCTGAACTCGCATTAAGCTAagtacacaacaacaaaactacAAGGAAAAAGAATTAGCTAAAGTATAGGATGAACCCTAGACATAGAAATTAGATCCTTGAATTTTACAATAAGTCTACCTAGTCTCAGTTGAAGTGTCCATGTTAATGATGTTATCATTTTTAGATTGTAGGGaccttaacaaaattattttgtagtATCAGTGTTATCCAAATCTTAAATGATAATCCATGTGAATCCATAGAGTATTGCCAACATATATGATCAAATGGATTAgtacatttgaaaaaaaatgtagagTACCTGTCAAATATTAAAGCCCTCAATGGTCTTTTAGATGTATCTTCAGGTGGGGGAATTCTTGCAACAATTGCATTGAGAATTTCAATTATACCTATTCCTTCCTATAGCAAAAAGTAACTTCATTATGTAGCtacatgtatatgtatatattatgtaCTATTGTAATATAATGTAAAATCATAAACCAGACAAAACAACAGGAAATGAAAGAACAATAACAAACCTTTGCAGAGCAGAGAATCGCATTGCTACAATCTAGACCTACAATCTATACAAGAAATCAATTCAACTtgcaaattattttatgaatatcATAAGAATGATTcaagaattaataaataaagaaaccaGCAATGCTCATGCAAGGAATCCCTACTTAACACATTCTCAAATTTGTACCTCCTGATGTGTAAACTATAACCATTCCAGTTACTAGTAATTAAACTAGGAATAGTAAGACTTTAGAATGTTAGGTTAATGATAAGAACAGGTATGTTCCAATCAAATAACACAAAcgttttcttattttatgtttgCTTCTTATTTTGGTTGTGTCATCTTTATTCCTTGAGGATTTCTTATCCTGTTTCTTTATCTTCCTTTTCTATCTTAATAAATTCcttatcaaaaaagaaaattatagtgTCATAAGAGAACAAACTTAAATGAGAAGGGATCCTAGACTATCTCCCCTAGAAGCTGAAAAATTAAGACAAATAGTACGATGACATCAAGGGTCTAAGTTGATAAACAAACCTCTTCAATCTCCTTGATAACTCGATCTGGTTCTGCACCTGGGAGATCTATTTTGTTCAAAACCTGTTACAGAATATCTAGTGTTACTAAACATGCACACACGCAACACATGGACATATTATCTCATAAATTTATAACTTGAGAAAAGTGATGGAAAAACAGACAGATAAGACAACAATCCATCCACAATTTGAAAAGGGAAAATCCCATGCCGCAACTTTGTggcaacaaaatatatatttgagtttattaattgaaaaatagcaTCAATAAAGGATAATGAGTATCTcagtaaattaatataaaaattaaatataagttaAAAGTAGAATATTAAAAATGGCATACTTACAGGGATAATTTCTAGGTTGTTCTCCAAAGCCAAATAAACATTAGCTAGTGTTTGTGCTTCAACGCCCTGtgatttgaaaacatttttttgcaaAAGCAGATACCAGAATTACTAAAAGATCACCCTCACATGATAAAGGCCATAAAACCAGAATGGAAAGAAGGGCAGAAAAGCATAGAGATTCACCTGAGAAGCGTCTACTACTAGAAGAGCACCCTCACATGCAGCGAGTGACCGAGAAACCTGGCCACAGATGGAATAGAcacaattatattattaaattgatgttCTGAGGGGGGTTTAACTGCccctaaaaagaaagaaaaaagataatgttCTTGGTTGGGGGTGAATTTAAGATAATAAATCACGTGTAACACCTGAACTCAATTGAGAGGGAAATATCATTCAGAAAGACCAAATGACAATTCTGAATTCTGAAAGTTACGGATTTAAtgcattttgttttatattttaaagcaGTTTTTGTTAGCATAATTAGCCACAAAAAACCCAAAGATAATGACTTTTCCAAAATGGCTTCTCAAAAGGTGATGGAGACTAAATAAAAGAAGACGGGAATCAAATAGAATGCCACCGAAATTTGTTGCCTGTACCCTGTCTTCAGTttcttgtataaaaaaaacaattcattTTCCAAAACACACTATTTATGCctataaattcttaaaattattacacgATAACATAGACAAGAGGCTTAAGTTTCACCATTCCAAGTCCATATAGGTGTTACATCTGAGTGTAGCTCCTATGTTTGAATCAGGAAGAAATGAAACGACAAAAAATGCTGCAAAATATAGCAGATAAAGAGGCATATAAGCATATAACAGTAAGCATATGTGTATAACTACATTACATACCTCATACGAGAAGTCAACATGCCCTGGAGTGTCTATTAGATTCAAGCAATAAGGTTCATTTTCAAACACATAACGCATTCTGGCTGCCTGCCATGATTAAAATTAGTCAAATACTTTCACAAATACTGAACtcatatataagcaaaaaaGTTGTTTTGTATCTAAgactcaaatataaataaatctacCTAATTTCaccattatttaataatattattcctaaaatatctttcatttaattcCAACTCTATTTTATCATGATATCAAGTTCCAATGAaggatattttagaaataatcctattttttacttaaaagtaaATGATtttaactaactttttttttttttactgattcaACTAACATTCTTAGTTAGTgtgaaaatagttatttttgtttatatatgagTCTAGAGAGTAtcttaatttagaaaaaaggattttcaaaatcatattcCGAATCTCTCGCGTAAGATTAAGATAACAACGAATTAGGAAAAGGTCGGAACCTGGAGCTTAATAGTGAtgcctctttctctctccaaaTCCATGTTATCGAGAAACTGATCCTTCATTTCTCGCTGCTGCACCGTGCCGGTAACCTGAAGCAACTTATCCGCCAACGTGGATTTCCCGTGGTCAATATGCGCAATGATGCAGAAGTTCCTTATATTACGCACCGGCACCTAAAACACAAACCAAAGTAGCTTTTAGCTACGATTCTACGAACGAGGGGCAATTTGGAAAAAAACACGAGAGTGGCTAGTAGCGATGATACCTTAGAGAGACGATCCTCGCCTGCTTTGGCGGAGGATTCGAAGTCGGTGCTGGCGACCCGGCACACTGCGCCGCGGCGAAACGGGGACGCATTTGGAAAGGCGGAAGAACTAAAGCAGCATTTGGATGAGTGGAATCTGGTAGTGCTTCTTCGCGTTCTGCTACGTTGAGCATGGAAGAACACATTTTGCTGGTTTCGCTGTTGCAGTTGAGTTTTAACGGATAAGAATAGAGACCCGCCACAAATTTCTGCGGCCATTGAAATTGTGACTCTCTATTGCACCGTTGCCAACGAGCCTTCAACTTAACTTATTTTTGTGATTGTGCGCGCGATGGGACCCGCTTTTTTCATATTGGGTTGAGCTGGACCGTTTTCAACAGAGGCGTTGCTATTGGCCCCTAtctagtattttaaaatattttttttcaaaaatattcttttgtGGAAACACAATTTTGTTACTTACAATTATACAACACAATCATATTTTCGTTGTTAATGGAGGCAGTgccaaagaaaaaaacaacaaaaacacaattatGTTATACAATTGTAACCAAAGAAATTGTGTTCTTGTTGTATTTTTTGAAGGCgttgcaaaaatataaatggaatggtgtttttgttgttttttttaacatccCTGGATGTTTGCCATCCTTCTTCCTATGCACACTTCACATCTTCAACCATAACAATCATCAAACACCACCAAGACCTACATGACCCAAACACCATATTACCACCTTCCATCACGTCAAAGTTGACATCCATCCCCCAAGCCACCGCCATACCAACAACATTATCATGCAACCCAAACAACACCCCACGCCAATAGATATACGAGTCACATCACCATTGTGTTGTTGTGCAAACACCACCCCATCGTGCAACAAGGAAGACACTAGTGCGATCCAAACAAAGGTTGAGGTTGCACGTGTAGGGAACCACTGATGTTGTGGCCTGACAGTGGTTCAAATCTGGGGATGGTGTGGTGGTGATGGGTTGGGGTGTGGGCAAGGAAAAGAGGGAGGGAGAGCTGAGAGGGGTAAGAGGATCTTTTCAAAGGTGTGTAGGTACCAATAACAAATGGGATAGTAACCAATAGCAATTCTCTTTGAACAAgctatttaatttagaaaaggtATGGCCAACTGTATCCTATTATGgaaattgcttcctgcaccccGCTCCAGGATGTAAAATTTTGCATTATGGATTGTATTCCGGATTAGCCCTTTCTAGAATGTTAAAAAGGTACAGAAAGCAATTATGGGGTGCAGAAAGCAATTCCCCCTATTTAACCCTGCCAAACTGGgttatttcttttcttcatatCAATTTTTGTACATGTCACGTGTGATTGTTTTGGTTAGTCTAAGTTAAAGTCCTTCGTGCATGTTTAGAGGGAAAAATTATTGTAACTTCATGAAGGATACAAATCATTACACATGTGTGGCCTTTATTACGTGTGGACTCCTCCATCTCTAAGGTGGATATGCTCTCAGGAGGGAAAAATGAATTTCCTCCCCGAGCATGTCACATTAGTTTGCAGCAATTTATTTtgcacttttctttttcatctgaAGTGATAGGCAGCTTATAACTTGTGAGAAATCACCTTATTTTTTTACCGGACATCTGTAAGAAAAATTGGTTAAATTATAACTTTAATCTTCttatttataaatcaaaatattttattgtttattaaaaaagattaaataaaataaaaaataaaaatatcttaataggaattaaattaatgatcatttattcataaacaaaataataaatcactAACATATTTACTTTGATTAGTTAActatattaacattattttttatacatcacTAATcaagagttattaatttatttttaaattatcaaaatttataaattaataaatattaattatataaatatttttaattttgttttatcatttatatatttttatcttaatagtttacatatttttatttacttatcaatttataattaaatttcataaattaatatacaaattatttacataatttttttgtaaattaattttattatacacattatttttatacgtaaaatataaaagattgatatattagatattttttaatttataaattttaataatttgaaaaaagattAATGACTCTTAACTGAtgatatatagaaaataataataatataattaactaaataaaacaagtattttattgCCTTGTCTATGAATAATTGTACTTAAATAATTAGAGTacaaataatttgtatattaaaataaattttaaaaaattatgtaaataatttacatattaatttataaaatttaactataaattggtaaaaaaaatatctaaattatttgaaataaaaacatataaaatatataaaataaaatttaaatatttatatattaaatattttttaatttataaattttgataatttgaaggaaaaaattaataactcttgACTAATGAtacatagaaaataattttaatgtaattaactaaataaaataagtgtgtTAATGATTTATTGCTTTGTTTATGAATAAAGATTATGAGTTCAATTcctattaaaagatattttttatttcatttaatcttttttcataTAAGTGTCATATCAACACTTACATAAATTTCATGTTAACATTAATATGTTACATTGACTTTGGATACTCAAttgaccaaaaaattaaaattacttattttgaaaaatatgaacACTAGAAGTCTTGATTTAAAAATAGGGGACCAAAATTAcggatttaaaattataaattcaccAAAACTGtaatttagcaaaaaaaaaatcaatggaaTAATGCTTCTGACGTTGAGAATTGAAACTTTCAAATGCAtccaaaaaattttaaattaaattataaaaaaggtaGCATTCTAAATACAACAATTGGCATGGATAGGACAGAGAAGAAGAGTTATTATTCAGGTTAGAAAAAGGTAACATTCTTTAAAGAGAGGTTATTGTTCATATTTAGGCTACTCTTGTAATTTGAAGTAGGTTGGGAAAGAAGAGAAGGAGGCCGAAGCCTAAGTGCCCAACTATGATTAAATAGGGATGGAAATAAGGTATATCGAATAAGATTTGTTTAAACAAATCAATTGAAAGGCAGTTTTGTTTAGCTTAATCAATAATGTTTTGAGTtagaattatataaatatataactttatcaaatacttaaataaatttttttattattgtagtgATCTTATTGTCTTCCAGTAAAAGATATTTATAGtccaaaaaaatagacaatGGGATAACCATGAGATTGGATCATGACTTTTGACACATTAAAATTTGACATAATTCATGAGTAATAGttggttttttagtttttgaaatggGTTAAAActcaaaaatttattaaggaGGTATAACTTAGTTGGTTAAACAGAATGTGAATTGTTATAAATTCATGACATTATTTTCTATtcttgcattaaaaaaataacttagaaatttAACCTATCATATTTTataccttaagaaaaactattatattttatggTGGGTAGACATAAAATAATgggaaaaaataacaagaaaaatatcttgttaaaataagtaaatgcAATGAGAGGTGAGTATGTGAATACAaatatgaattaaaagcaaaagaaattaaattcacattaatacttttgaaaacttagaactaaaacatataatttttaaaaaaaattgaaccgaCATCCACCTACTTTCTCCTACCACAACTCACGAATGCAGGACAGAGTATATCAAGGGTTAGCATCATAGCATGTGCGAAGTGCTATCCAACTTGTAAAAAATGATAAGCTAAGCATGTTGTCCCGCGAGTTAAATCTATTTTACATacctttcattttttctttgtctCTTATATATTTAAGGACAGATTTGGATTAAGTTAGTTCGGGTTCAGGAAAAACATAGGCCTTTAACTTTGTTTGATTTAAATGTTTTAGGTAATTAATCAAACCAATTAACATGAATTAACTTgggatgatttttttaaaataaagttcagGTGAATTCTTGAAGGCTGATCAGAATCACAACATACTTCAAGGTTCACCAAACGCTTGTAGAAATACTTAAGTATATTAATAAGATTCTCATATTGACAATAAAATTCAAACTCACATTCTCATGAGATATGAGTTCAATTCTTACCAATTAAATCAATTGTTTGCTTGGGATGGTTTAAATTGAGTATTAGggttcatatttttaaaactttcagaaaataaacacaaaatatcTGAATGTCATGTAACATTAGAAAGATACTCTCCATCTTGCTGCGGCTTCACGCTTCAATTGTGTGTATATATGTGCCTACCAAGTCCCAACTTATTCCTTCGTGTTGTCAATTgcttgttgttgctgttgctgcTGTGCCTCTTCCTGTGCTCCTGTACAGTTCAGTTCCCACCCCACGTCCACCATTTACTTCCACTATTTAtccttttgtttctttgtttttcaccATTTTACAGCTAGCTAGGGAATTTGCCTGTTTACGTATTTCATATTTCAATGATGTATAATAAAAATAGTACTagcttttatttcatttttaatttctcattcaTTTCACATGTTTCAAAATGAATCACATCCACTGAATGCCTGGTAGTGATTGTATCTCTGGCACTAATCACTAGTGCGTGTGCTCATGATTATTctgcaattgaaaaaaaaaaaacttgtaaaaatGTTTATGATGATGAAAAATAGTTTCAAAATCATTGTGCTCGAAATCGTACAATAAGTTGACGACATTAAAATACTCAAACAGTCAATATTAGCTGTAGTGtgaatctaattttttttttttttttaccgaatCAATCAATAGAATTGAtgttatataacttttaaagttaatatatttatcatgcaTAACAATACGCGTCTGAGATGAACTGTTAATTGAAACCAATAAACTTTGAAAGACATTAAGTAAAATAAGCTTTTGAGTAGACAAAATTcgttatttttatatgattgcGAGCTCTCGAGACATTGTGAAAATAGATGGGTAGCTCCAAAAGGTTCTATGAGTCTATGACATTCAAGTTAAAGTGACAATTTGTAATAAGTGTTTAACGTTAGTTATATTTATAGGAGTATGAGATTGGCTTGACTCACCACATAGTGTCCAAGGCCTTTCATAAATAATAATGCTCTATTTTGGTGTAATAACAAAGTAACTGTGCTCTTGAACCAAGtgtgatatattatttttcactttgGTCACACTTGCTACTTGGATTGATCCATTGTTTGGTCAAAGTGGACCCCATATGTGGATTGAACTCAAGTTCAATCTGAAACAAAtgtaaaatacttttatattataaatatattcaaattaaattttattatttaataacatcATAAATGAAACCCTGTTTATACGGGGAAAAAGATATTGGTAATGCCTTAATTAAGGAAGGACATTGAATACCATCTATATGAGActtagtgaaaaagaaaaaaaaaatgtccatGTATAATAGAGATAATAGTACaacaaaattagagaaaaataataaataatgaaataaatattgatGAAATGTTTAATATAAAGTGTTTCATATATTCATGAAATGTCTTACAGGTGGGGAAAAAAGTTTAGTTTATGGGTAAATTTATGGGTCCCCTTGGGCCTTGCATAGGAAAAGTATAGT comes from the Glycine soja cultivar W05 chromosome 6, ASM419377v2, whole genome shotgun sequence genome and includes:
- the LOC114415877 gene encoding translation factor GUF1 homolog, chloroplastic-like; translated protein: MAAEICGGSLFLSVKTQLQQRNQQNVFFHAQRSRTRRSTTRFHSSKCCFSSSAFPNASPFRRGAVCRVASTDFESSAKAGEDRLSKVPVRNIRNFCIIAHIDHGKSTLADKLLQVTGTVQQREMKDQFLDNMDLERERGITIKLQAARMRYVFENEPYCLNLIDTPGHVDFSYEVSRSLAACEGALLVVDASQGVEAQTLANVYLALENNLEIIPVLNKIDLPGAEPDRVIKEIEEIVGLDCSNAILCSAKEGIGIIEILNAIVARIPPPEDTSKRPLRALIFDSYYDPYRGVIVYFRVVDGTIKKGDRVYFMASGKDYFADEIGVLSPSQLQVEELYAGEVGYLSASIRTVADARVGDTITHYGRKADNSLPGYEEATPMVFCGLFPVDADQFPDLRDALEKLQLNDAALKFEPETSSAMGFGFRCGFLGLLHMEIVQERLEREYNLSLITTAPSVVYRVHCVNGDTVECSNPSLLPEPGKRKSIEEPFVKIEMLTPKDYIGPLMELAQERRGQFKEMKFIAENRASITYELPLAEMVGDFFDQLKSRSKGYASMEYTFVGYIESNLIKLDIRINGDCVEPLATIVHNDKAYSVGRALTLKLKELIPRQMFKVPIQACIGSKVIASEAISAIRKDVLAKCYGGDISRKKKLLKKQAEGKKRMKSIGKVDVPQEAFMAVLKLEKEVI